From Dehalococcoidia bacterium:
GGCCCTTGCGGCCGAGCGCGGGACGTTCCCCGCCTGGGAGGACTCCATATACGGCCCGGCCGGCCGCAACCGCCCCCTGCGCAACGCCACCCGCACGACCGTGGCGCCGACCGGCACCCTCAGCATCATCGCCGACTGCTCCGGCGGGATCGAGCCCGCGTTCGCCCTCGCCTTCATCCGCCAGCACTACCTCGACCCTTCGCGACCCTCACAGCCCGTGCGCATGACTGAGGTGAATCGTGTTTTCGAGGAGGCGGCCCGCGCCGCCGGCTTCTGGTCCGAGTCGCTCGTCCGCGCGCTCGCCGAGGGCGTCAGTCTCCAGGAACGCGACGACGTGCCCGACTGGGCGAAGGAGGTCTTCGTCACCGCCCATGAGGTCGAACCGGAGTGGCACGTGCGCATGCAGGCCGCCTTCCAGCGCCATACGGACAACGCCGTCTCCAAGACGATCAATTTTCCCCGGGACGCGACCCTGGAGGACGTCGCCAGGGCCTACCTGCTCGCCTACCATGAGGGCTGCAAGGGCATCACCATCTATCGTGATGGCTCGCGGGCCGGCCAGGTGCTCTCCCACGCTGTGAAGTCCGACGCCGACGCCGCCCTCGAGGCCCCGCCCGCCGACGTCGAGCGCGGCCTCCACCGGCGCCACATGCCCGCCGAGCGTCGCTCAATCACCCACAAGTTCCGCGTCGGCGAGCAGGAAGGTTTCGTCACGGTCGGCCTCTTCGACGACGGCACGCCGGGCGAGATCTTCGTCACGATCTCGAAGGAGGGTTCCACCATCCGGGGGTTGATGGACTCGGTGGCCATGCTGACTTCCTACTCGCTCCAGTACGGCGTCCCCCTGCGCACGCTCGTCGACAAGTTCAAGGGCGTGCACTTCGAGCCCGCGGGCTTCACCGCCAACCCGGAGATACCGCAGGCCAGCAGCATCGTCGACTACATCTTCCGCTGGCTGGAGCTGAAGTTCCTGCAGAAGGAGGACAGGGCTGCCGCGCGCTCCGGCGGGCAGGCGGGCGGGGCAAGCGGCCCGGCCCGCGGGCAGGCCAGTCCTTCTCCGGACATCGCCACCGGCCTGCTGTGCCCGGACTGCGGCAACCAGCTCGTCTTCGCCGAGGGCTGCCTCATCTGCCGCAGCTGCGGCTACAACAAGTGCGGCTGAGCTAGCCTGGCGCCGCGCCGTCCCTGGCGCTGTTGTCCCGCGGTTCCGGTCCCCGCACGGACCTCGTTTGACGAGCCATCTGCACGAACATAGACTCAACTCGACCTTGCGGCCGAGATCCGGCGACGACTAGAGGCGAGCAGTGTCCGAGTCCAAGCGCGAGTGGCTCGAGAAGGTCTATCGTCCCGCCATCCAGCGGACGCCCGAGCGTAACGCGCCCTTCGAAACGTCCTCAGGCCGGGAGGTCGAGGTCCTCTACACGCCGGAGGACCGCCCCGACGGCTACCTGCGGGACCTGGGCTTCCCCGGCGAGTTCCCCTTCACACGCGGCGTCCAGCCGACCATGTACCGCGGCCGCCTCTGGACCATGCGCCAGTACGCCGGCTTCGGCGATGCCGAGGAATCGAACCGCCGCTACCGCTACCTCCTGGACCAGGGCCAGACGGGCCTCTCCGTCGCCTTCGACCTCCCGACCCAGATCGGTTACGACTCCGACCACCCACGCGCCGAGGGCGAGGTCGGCAAGGTGGGCGTCGCCATCTGCTCCATCGAGGACATGGAGACCCTGTTCCGCGACATCCCCCTCGAGAAGGTCACGACCTCGATGACGATCAACGCCACGGCGTCGATCCTCCTCGCCCTCTATGTTGCCGTGGCAAAGCGTCAGGGCGCGGACCTGCGCAAGCTTGGCGGCACTGTCCAGAACGACATCCTGAAGGAGTACATCGCCCGCGGCACCTACATCTACCCGCCCAGGCCTTCGATGCGCCTCATCACCGACGTCTTCGCCTGGTGCAAGGACAACCTGCCCGACTGGAACACGATCAGCATCAGCGGCTACCACATGCGCGAGGCCGGCTGCACCGCCGCGCAGGAGGTCGCCTTCACCATCGCCGATGCCATCGAGTACGTGGAGGCGGCGCGGCGGGCGGGGCTCGACGTCGACGAGTTCGGGCCGCGGCTCTCCTTCTTCTTCGCCTGCCACAGCCTCTTCCTGGAGGAGGTGGCGAAGTTCCGCGCCGCGCGGCGCCTCTGGGCGCGGGTGATGCGCGATCGCTTCGGCGCGAAGGACCCGCGCTCCTGGATGTTGCGCTTCCACACCCAGACCGGCGGCGCCACCCTCACGGCGCAGCAGCCCCTGAACAACCTCGTTCGCACCGCCTTCCAGGCGCTCGCCGCCGTGCTCGGCGGCACGCAGTCGCTGCACACGAACTC
This genomic window contains:
- a CDS encoding methylmalonyl-CoA mutase family protein; protein product: MSESKREWLEKVYRPAIQRTPERNAPFETSSGREVEVLYTPEDRPDGYLRDLGFPGEFPFTRGVQPTMYRGRLWTMRQYAGFGDAEESNRRYRYLLDQGQTGLSVAFDLPTQIGYDSDHPRAEGEVGKVGVAICSIEDMETLFRDIPLEKVTTSMTINATASILLALYVAVAKRQGADLRKLGGTVQNDILKEYIARGTYIYPPRPSMRLITDVFAWCKDNLPDWNTISISGYHMREAGCTAAQEVAFTIADAIEYVEAARRAGLDVDEFGPRLSFFFACHSLFLEEVAKFRAARRLWARVMRDRFGAKDPRSWMLRFHTQTGGATLTAQQPLNNLVRTAFQALAAVLGGTQSLHTNSYDEALALPSEHAATLALRSQQIIAYETGVTDTIDPVAGSHYVEQLTDWVEQEAVQYIERIDAMGGALAGIEAGFQQREIHESAYRMQRAVEEKRKVVVGVNEFLDGDDGRGAEILRVDPEIGRRQVERLRALRARRDAARVEASLARIRAAAEGTDNLMPLFIDAVENYVTLGEICDVLREVWGEQREFVAV